In Microcoleus sp. AS-A8, the following are encoded in one genomic region:
- a CDS encoding type II toxin-antitoxin system HigB family toxin: MHLMKIGNLRADAAQYPDVKKQIDAWYAIVKKAEWQRFEDVRQIYRKAKAVGNFTVFDIKGNDYRLIVGMDYETQTVYYKYFLTHAEYDKGNWKNDPYF, from the coding sequence ATGCACCTAATGAAGATTGGCAACCTCCGCGCTGATGCTGCCCAGTACCCTGATGTCAAAAAGCAAATCGATGCCTGGTATGCAATCGTCAAGAAGGCAGAATGGCAGAGATTCGAGGACGTTCGTCAGATTTATCGAAAGGCTAAAGCAGTTGGAAACTTCACTGTCTTCGACATCAAAGGCAATGACTATCGCCTGATTGTTGGTATGGACTACGAAACTCAAACCGTCTATTACAAATACTTTTTAACTCACGCCGAATACGACAAGGGCAACTGGAAAAATGACCCTTACTTTTGA
- a CDS encoding archease: MPYEFLEDIAIADIAFRAWGENLEALFIAAGDATLNAMIDNLEAIALKETRTFSLENDELDMLLFNFLQEFVYYKDSELLLLRAQQVHIEQKNGEYHLTAVTQGETLDSDRHEQRVDVKAVTLHRFQLEKTDDGWTALVILDI, encoded by the coding sequence ATGCCTTACGAATTCCTGGAAGATATTGCGATCGCAGATATTGCGTTTCGAGCTTGGGGAGAAAACCTGGAGGCGCTTTTCATCGCCGCTGGGGATGCCACGCTCAACGCGATGATTGATAATCTAGAGGCGATCGCACTGAAGGAAACACGCACCTTCAGCCTGGAGAATGACGAGTTGGACATGCTGCTGTTCAATTTTCTCCAAGAATTCGTCTACTACAAAGACAGTGAGCTCCTTCTGCTGCGAGCGCAGCAGGTTCACATCGAACAGAAGAATGGAGAATATCATCTCACCGCCGTGACTCAGGGAGAAACACTGGACAGCGATCGTCACGAGCAACGAGTAGATGTGAAAGCAGTTACCTTGCACCGTTTCCAATTGGAAAAAACCGATGATGGTTGGACAGCTTTAGTCATCCTTGACATTTAG
- a CDS encoding N-formylglutamate amidohydrolase, protein MDLFNLHIPKGSTVPLVANLPHSGLFVPDDIAAQFTSEHLQALPNSDWHLDQLYQSLPDLGITVIQATHSRYVVDLNRQVKEPIFGNFWTSVIPEKTAFGKPIYQTQPSSEHLQKRIQKYYVRYHEKLRAILQDKVDEFGKVYLLDLHSFFGLITEDIDLGNAKGSSCSELLISSVEQSFLSKGYNVVRNKQFPGGYITRHYSQMPGVETLQIEVRYPVYLNENQLDKLQPPDWEVCEFYAAKKNFDDCFALIVRDIGTRALS, encoded by the coding sequence ATGGATCTATTTAATCTTCATATACCAAAAGGTTCGACAGTACCGCTAGTAGCTAATCTCCCTCATAGCGGTTTGTTTGTTCCTGACGACATTGCCGCACAATTTACAAGCGAGCATCTTCAGGCTTTACCCAATAGTGACTGGCATCTCGATCAACTCTATCAATCTCTTCCCGATTTAGGAATTACCGTAATTCAAGCTACGCATAGTAGATACGTGGTCGATCTCAATCGACAAGTTAAGGAGCCGATTTTTGGTAACTTTTGGACTTCGGTCATTCCTGAAAAAACAGCTTTTGGAAAACCCATTTACCAAACTCAGCCAAGCAGCGAACACTTACAGAAGCGCATCCAAAAATACTATGTTCGTTATCACGAAAAATTAAGAGCGATTCTTCAAGATAAAGTTGATGAATTTGGAAAAGTTTACCTTTTAGATTTACATAGCTTCTTTGGACTCATCACTGAAGACATTGACTTAGGAAATGCCAAAGGTAGCAGTTGCTCAGAATTATTGATTTCATCTGTAGAACAAAGTTTTTTAAGTAAAGGATATAACGTAGTAAGAAACAAACAATTTCCGGGAGGATACATCACGAGACACTACAGTCAGATGCCAGGTGTCGAAACACTCCAAATTGAGGTTCGTTATCCTGTTTATCTCAATGAAAATCAGCTTGATAAATTACAGCCTCCTGACTGGGAGGTTTGTGAGTTTTATGCGGCAAAGAAAAACTTTGATGATTGTTTTGCCTTAATTGTTCGTGACATTGGCACTCGTGCCTTATCTTAG
- a CDS encoding PAS domain-containing sensor histidine kinase produces MFLSRDNLSASSADRVEYYEKVHNNLVERTKQLNRANHELAHQIAERQRVEEALRQTEQKYRSIFENAVEGIFQTTPDGYYLACNPALARIYGYESADALLKTLTNIGRQLYIDPNRRQEFIERLYTGDVVSDFESQVYRKDGSIIWISENARAVRAEDGTLLYYEGFVTDITQRKLAEEASQRAEAQLRAKAEQLKQALTKLQQTQAQLIHNEKMCNLGQLVAGVAHEINNPVNFVCGNLIPATQYVEDLLDLLRLYTKHYPQPAAEIQARAEAIDLEFLVEDFPKTLSSMQLGADRIRQIVQSLRSFSRIDESQMTQVDIHKGIDSTLLIINNRLKPKGDNPGIAIVKEYGELPLIKGYAGLLNQVFMNLLCNAVDALEDCPPKLCTETDSEEHYKAVNGKGSSDHQACYLRNRSGTPARRVGCVSVSDRETLANSPSPTPTSTCAHKTDIVPMLCPRESPKVIRICTELIEGDALDGKTTDPRVVIRIIDNGPGMPEDIKAQIFDPFFTTKPVGKGTGLGLSISYQIVVEKHGGQLQCILAPNQGTEFRIEIPIQP; encoded by the coding sequence ATGTTCCTAAGCCGTGACAATTTGTCAGCTAGCTCTGCCGACCGGGTAGAGTACTATGAGAAAGTCCACAACAACCTTGTCGAGCGGACAAAGCAATTGAATCGCGCTAATCACGAACTAGCTCATCAAATTGCTGAGCGTCAACGGGTGGAAGAGGCTCTGCGGCAAACGGAACAGAAGTATCGCAGTATCTTTGAAAACGCAGTTGAAGGAATCTTTCAGACAACGCCTGACGGATACTACTTAGCCTGTAACCCGGCGCTAGCACGTATTTACGGCTATGAATCAGCAGACGCGTTGCTCAAAACTTTAACAAATATCGGGCGGCAGCTTTACATTGATCCGAACCGCCGTCAGGAATTTATTGAGCGGCTATACACGGGTGATGTGGTATCTGACTTTGAGTCTCAGGTTTATCGAAAAGACGGCAGTATCATCTGGATTTCGGAAAATGCACGAGCTGTGCGTGCTGAAGATGGTACGTTGCTTTATTATGAAGGCTTTGTTACAGATATCACTCAGCGAAAGTTAGCGGAGGAAGCCTCGCAACGAGCAGAAGCGCAACTGAGAGCCAAAGCTGAGCAATTAAAACAGGCATTGACGAAGCTACAACAAACTCAAGCCCAGTTGATTCACAACGAAAAAATGTGCAACTTAGGGCAGTTAGTGGCGGGTGTTGCTCATGAAATTAACAATCCGGTTAACTTCGTTTGTGGCAATCTTATCCCTGCCACTCAATATGTTGAGGATTTATTAGATCTGCTCCGGTTATACACCAAACACTATCCCCAGCCGGCAGCTGAAATTCAAGCCAGAGCTGAGGCGATCGATTTGGAATTTTTGGTTGAAGATTTCCCCAAGACGTTATCATCAATGCAGTTGGGAGCTGATCGCATTCGTCAGATTGTTCAGTCCTTGCGAAGCTTTTCCCGGATTGATGAATCCCAAATGACGCAGGTGGATATTCACAAAGGAATTGATAGCACACTCTTAATTATCAACAATCGACTCAAACCAAAAGGGGACAATCCAGGAATTGCCATTGTTAAAGAATACGGCGAATTGCCCCTAATCAAGGGCTACGCCGGTCTTTTGAACCAAGTGTTTATGAATTTGCTCTGCAATGCCGTTGATGCCTTGGAAGATTGCCCCCCAAAACTGTGTACGGAAACAGATTCTGAAGAACATTACAAGGCTGTCAACGGCAAGGGGTCTAGCGATCACCAAGCTTGCTATCTGAGGAATCGCTCTGGAACGCCAGCGAGGCGAGTGGGCTGTGTTAGCGTTAGCGATCGCGAAACCTTAGCGAATTCGCCCAGCCCAACTCCAACCTCAACCTGTGCCCACAAGACGGACATCGTGCCGATGCTCTGCCCAAGGGAATCCCCCAAAGTCATCCGAATTTGTACAGAACTGATTGAGGGAGATGCACTAGACGGGAAAACGACTGATCCACGGGTTGTGATCCGGATTATCGACAATGGCCCTGGGATGCCAGAAGATATTAAGGCCCAGATCTTTGACCCGTTCTTCACCACAAAACCCGTAGGCAAAGGAACTGGTTTAGGGCTATCCATCAGTTATCAAATTGTCGTCGAAAAACACGGGGGTCAGTTGCAATGTATCTTGGCACCCAACCAAGGAACAGAATTTAG
- a CDS encoding Uma2 family endonuclease gives MSITTDKAISLEEFLKLPETKPASEYINGEIIQKLIPKGKHSRLQFRLCETINNVAEPLHIASAFPELRCSFAIRSIVPEIAVFKWSRIPFDADGEPPNDFLLCPDWTIEILSPEQSSNRVIGNILYCLQHGCQLGWLIDPSDRSILVFLPNQQPELLQGSAHLSVLGEIDLALTVSQVFSWLKMEG, from the coding sequence GTGTCTATTACAACTGATAAAGCCATTTCCCTAGAGGAATTTCTCAAGCTTCCAGAAACAAAACCTGCAAGTGAATATATCAACGGGGAGATTATCCAGAAGCTAATTCCAAAAGGCAAACACAGTCGTTTGCAGTTCAGGCTGTGCGAGACTATCAACAACGTAGCTGAACCCCTTCATATTGCTTCTGCTTTCCCAGAGTTGCGCTGTAGCTTTGCTATCCGCTCAATTGTGCCAGAGATAGCTGTATTTAAGTGGTCGCGAATTCCTTTTGATGCCGATGGGGAACCTCCCAACGATTTTTTGCTCTGTCCAGACTGGACGATTGAAATTCTCTCTCCCGAACAGAGTTCAAACCGGGTAATTGGTAATATCCTTTACTGTCTACAGCATGGTTGCCAATTGGGATGGTTAATCGATCCAAGTGACCGATCCATTCTCGTTTTCCTTCCAAATCAGCAACCAGAATTATTACAGGGTAGCGCTCATCTATCGGTGTTAGGGGAGATTGATTTAGCGCTAACCGTAAGTCAGGTTTTCAGTTGGTTGAAGATGGAAGGATAA
- a CDS encoding response regulator, protein MSKILVVEDSRTQRYMVTNLLTASQFTVTAAKDGIEALEQIRQACPDVVVLDVIMPHLNGYEVCRRLKSNPATKNIPVIMCSLKATNADRYWAFKQGADAYVGKPFQPNELIETVKQLLNS, encoded by the coding sequence ATGAGCAAAATTCTAGTCGTAGAAGACAGCCGCACACAACGGTACATGGTTACCAACTTATTGACCGCCAGTCAGTTTACAGTAACTGCCGCCAAGGATGGAATTGAAGCTTTAGAACAAATTCGTCAGGCTTGCCCTGATGTCGTTGTCTTGGATGTCATTATGCCTCATCTCAATGGCTACGAAGTTTGTCGTCGCCTCAAATCTAACCCAGCAACCAAGAATATTCCTGTCATTATGTGTTCTTTAAAAGCTACCAATGCTGACCGCTATTGGGCTTTTAAACAAGGTGCAGATGCTTACGTGGGCAAGCCTTTCCAACCGAATGAATTGATTGAAACCGTTAAACAGTTGTTAAATTCTTAA
- a CDS encoding transcriptional regulator has protein sequence MTLTFDQAAYRNLLAEVAPKVIEKEEEYDRVLAVVEQLTFKKNRTPEERALHKLLVTLIEAYEAQSYPMDQAAPHEILQHILESSGTRQADLVGVIGSSGVVSEVVNGKRSISKAQAKALGDYFKVSPTLFI, from the coding sequence ATGACCCTTACTTTTGATCAAGCAGCTTATCGCAATCTACTCGCTGAAGTTGCTCCCAAAGTGATTGAAAAAGAAGAGGAGTACGATCGCGTCTTAGCCGTGGTAGAGCAGCTAACATTTAAAAAAAACCGAACTCCAGAAGAGCGAGCTTTGCACAAATTGCTAGTGACGCTAATTGAAGCGTATGAGGCACAGAGCTATCCGATGGATCAAGCTGCGCCTCATGAAATCCTCCAACACATCCTAGAATCCAGTGGCACTCGTCAAGCTGACTTAGTGGGTGTTATTGGATCGAGTGGTGTAGTCTCCGAAGTGGTGAATGGCAAGCGATCAATTAGTAAGGCACAAGCCAAAGCGCTTGGCGATTACTTCAAGGTGTCGCCGACGTTGTTTATTTAG
- a CDS encoding cyclic phosphodiesterase-like protein — translation MLLKTKVSFWLIPSEEDRAFFQDIIDHLAKDYDAPVFTPHVTIYSGEYTPEESPAELLENAIQGIQSLSLRVDQLLYTDQFTKTLFVQFYPNSILTQISETLHNRSKNPSEFALNPHLSLIYQYLNEEIKKKLITQLSLPKSEVCFNEVRAIATRNQVKGWEDVASWEVIDIRRLQQP, via the coding sequence ATGCTATTGAAAACTAAAGTATCATTTTGGCTGATTCCATCCGAAGAGGACAGAGCATTTTTTCAGGACATTATAGATCATCTTGCCAAAGATTATGACGCTCCAGTATTTACGCCCCATGTCACAATCTATTCCGGTGAATACACCCCCGAAGAATCTCCGGCTGAACTGCTGGAAAATGCCATACAGGGTATTCAGAGTTTGAGTCTAAGAGTCGATCAGCTCCTCTATACAGACCAATTTACGAAGACATTATTCGTGCAATTTTACCCAAATTCCATTCTCACTCAGATATCAGAAACTCTTCATAACCGTTCAAAAAATCCATCTGAGTTTGCGCTTAATCCTCATTTGAGCTTAATTTATCAATATCTCAACGAAGAAATCAAAAAAAAGTTAATAACCCAGTTAAGCCTACCCAAATCTGAAGTATGTTTTAACGAAGTGAGAGCTATCGCCACCCGAAATCAAGTGAAAGGATGGGAGGATGTGGCAAGCTGGGAAGTTATTGATATCAGAAGACTTCAACAGCCATAG
- a CDS encoding DUF1963 domain-containing protein translates to MSKLALPKGLEQFSDRFEATVKPYVEIQAHPTRAATLWQSKFAGFPYLPKGFDYPKTPEGDYLYLLAQINFREVPRLEGFPEKGILQFYIAGDDLYGCNYEDRMSQTGFRVLYFPDSDLNEDNLITNFEFLQNLWDTEFTPFSIYTQDKNDCFALTFNQQYASITTSDYKFDELIGNDVCDAFVNDVELNYEYNDMYSGGHKLGGYPDCVQEDPRQFLPEDMEPYILLLQIDTDMESAEEIGIQWGDNGTCNFFIKDSALRRLDFSDIIYDWACG, encoded by the coding sequence ATGAGCAAACTTGCTCTTCCTAAAGGTCTAGAACAGTTCAGCGATAGGTTTGAGGCAACAGTCAAACCATATGTTGAAATTCAAGCTCATCCAACGAGAGCAGCAACTCTATGGCAGAGTAAATTTGCAGGCTTTCCATACTTGCCCAAGGGTTTTGACTACCCTAAAACTCCGGAGGGTGACTATCTTTATCTTCTAGCACAAATCAATTTTAGGGAAGTCCCTCGTTTAGAAGGTTTCCCAGAAAAAGGAATTCTTCAGTTTTATATCGCTGGGGATGACTTATACGGATGCAACTATGAGGACAGAATGAGCCAAACAGGTTTTCGTGTTCTTTATTTTCCCGACTCTGACCTCAACGAGGATAACCTGATCACGAACTTTGAATTTTTGCAAAACCTGTGGGATACCGAATTCACACCTTTTTCTATCTATACACAGGACAAAAACGACTGTTTTGCGTTGACATTCAACCAGCAATATGCTTCCATAACAACTTCTGATTATAAGTTTGACGAATTAATAGGAAATGATGTTTGCGATGCATTTGTAAATGATGTTGAGCTCAATTACGAGTATAACGATATGTATTCCGGAGGACATAAGCTGGGTGGTTATCCTGATTGCGTTCAAGAAGATCCTCGGCAGTTCCTACCAGAAGATATGGAACCCTATATTCTATTGCTGCAAATCGACACTGATATGGAGAGTGCGGAAGAAATTGGAATTCAATGGGGAGATAACGGTACTTGTAACTTTTTTATCAAAGACTCAGCCTTGAGACGGCTGGATTTTTCGGACATCATATATGACTGGGCTTGCGGGTAA
- the rtcA gene encoding RNA 3'-terminal phosphate cyclase, giving the protein MLHIDGSYGEGGGQILRTSLSLAAITGQPIRIDHIRAGRSKPGLAIQHLTGVRAAAAICQAKVQGDTLRSMKLEFIPSCPTVAGHYTFDVTETTGAGSAGAVTLILQTILLPLALAKGNSVVTLKGGTHLPWSPPITYIEQVYLPTLRQMGVQAQVQVRAWGWYPRGGGEVELRVTGAGDNAASPLNGLQLLKRGALQQVRGLAVVTELPSHIPQRMAMRAENLLQQAQLKAKVQPLRERGVGPGAGIFLTAEYEYSRSGFGAVGEIGLPAERVAEMATEELLNFHANGAPVDQFLGDQLLLPAALASEASQYQVAEITTHLTTNAWVIEQFGLAKINIDQETQIVTVVPVVK; this is encoded by the coding sequence ATGCTTCACATCGACGGCTCCTACGGTGAGGGCGGCGGTCAAATCTTACGAACCTCCCTCAGTCTAGCTGCCATTACAGGCCAACCCATTCGCATCGATCACATCCGTGCCGGTCGGAGTAAGCCGGGATTAGCCATTCAACACTTAACTGGTGTGCGGGCGGCGGCGGCTATCTGCCAAGCCAAAGTGCAGGGAGATACACTGCGTTCCATGAAACTCGAATTCATTCCGAGTTGTCCCACCGTGGCTGGACATTACACCTTTGATGTTACCGAGACTACAGGCGCAGGCTCAGCGGGTGCCGTCACGTTAATTTTGCAAACCATCCTGCTACCCCTCGCACTCGCTAAGGGTAATTCAGTGGTAACTCTCAAGGGAGGAACTCACCTGCCCTGGAGTCCACCCATCACCTATATCGAACAAGTGTATCTGCCCACCTTGAGACAGATGGGGGTGCAAGCACAGGTGCAGGTTCGTGCTTGGGGTTGGTATCCGCGAGGCGGTGGCGAGGTGGAATTGCGGGTAACTGGCGCTGGAGATAACGCCGCATCGCCTCTCAACGGTCTTCAATTACTCAAGCGAGGAGCCTTGCAGCAGGTGCGGGGGTTGGCTGTCGTGACGGAACTGCCTTCCCATATCCCCCAGCGGATGGCGATGCGGGCGGAAAACTTGTTACAACAAGCCCAGCTCAAGGCTAAAGTACAACCCCTGCGAGAGCGAGGTGTGGGGCCAGGAGCAGGCATCTTTCTGACGGCTGAATACGAGTACAGTCGGTCTGGATTTGGTGCTGTGGGAGAAATCGGACTACCTGCCGAACGTGTGGCGGAAATGGCGACCGAAGAGTTGCTAAATTTCCATGCCAATGGGGCACCCGTCGATCAGTTTCTAGGCGATCAATTACTCCTACCAGCAGCTTTGGCATCAGAGGCAAGTCAGTACCAAGTGGCTGAAATTACCACGCACCTGACAACAAATGCTTGGGTCATCGAGCAATTTGGATTAGCCAAAATCAATATTGATCAAGAGACTCAGATTGTTACCGTTGTACCTGTCGTGAAGTGA
- a CDS encoding response regulator transcription factor: protein MTIRVLIVDDQSLIRQALKLLLANEDALQVVGEASEGEAAIRQVEVLHPDVVLMDIQMPVMDGVAATREICQRFEQTKVLVLSVDDDDEYVAQALRYGAAGYLLKNTPPEELALAIKAVYRGYTHLGPGLGKKIMAQIPAPASSSSLDWNKLTPREQEIVRLIATGANNREIAEALYISEKTVKNHITSILSRLNLRDRIQVAIFAHSHLSALTSKTQIVGS, encoded by the coding sequence ATGACAATTCGCGTTCTGATAGTAGATGACCAATCTCTGATTCGCCAAGCATTGAAGTTATTGTTGGCGAATGAGGATGCTTTGCAAGTGGTGGGAGAAGCTTCGGAGGGAGAAGCAGCCATTCGTCAGGTAGAAGTGCTGCATCCTGATGTTGTGCTGATGGATATTCAGATGCCAGTCATGGATGGTGTGGCAGCAACGAGGGAAATTTGCCAGCGCTTTGAACAGACAAAAGTTTTAGTTTTAAGCGTTGATGATGATGATGAATATGTCGCACAGGCGCTTAGATATGGTGCAGCAGGTTATTTGCTCAAGAATACGCCACCCGAAGAGTTAGCCTTAGCGATTAAAGCGGTGTATAGGGGCTACACTCATTTAGGGCCGGGATTGGGTAAGAAAATTATGGCTCAAATTCCCGCTCCGGCTTCGAGTTCCTCGCTAGACTGGAATAAATTGACCCCTAGAGAACAGGAAATTGTGCGGTTAATTGCCACAGGAGCGAACAACCGGGAAATTGCTGAAGCGCTTTACATTTCTGAAAAGACTGTAAAAAACCATATTACAAGTATTTTAAGTCGCTTGAATTTGCGCGATCGCATTCAAGTCGCCATTTTCGCTCACTCTCACTTATCGGCTCTGACTAGCAAAACTCAAATTGTCGGAAGCTAG
- a CDS encoding transposase, with protein sequence MTQKAYRYRFYPTLEQEQLLRRTLGCVRLVYNKALHIRTEGWYGHTERIDYKQTSAMLTNWKQQEDLQFLSEVSSVPLQQGLRNLQKAFTNFWAGRAKYPNFKKKRSGGSAEFTRAAFKWKDGQLWLAKCSEPLPIRWSRVLSDGGVPSTVTVKLDASGRWFVSLLFYDHTVKALPQINKTVGIDAGITSLIATSDGEKIVNPKHFKRLRYKLRQAQKALSRKVKGSNNREKARREVARVQSSIADARKDFLHKLTTRLVRENQTIAVEDLAVKNMMKNHKLAQAIADASWSELVHQLEYKCQWYGRTLVKIDRWFPSSKRCGNCGHVVDKLTLDIREWDCPECGTHHDRDINAANNILAAGLAVIVCGANIRPDGHKSKGQLRKTTERSRSGKKQKPKS encoded by the coding sequence ATGACACAAAAAGCCTACCGATACCGTTTTTACCCAACGCTGGAACAAGAACAACTCTTGCGCCGGACACTGGGTTGTGTTCGGTTGGTCTACAACAAAGCGTTGCACATTCGCACAGAAGGCTGGTACGGTCATACGGAGCGGATTGACTATAAACAGACATCCGCTATGCTGACCAACTGGAAACAGCAGGAAGACTTGCAATTCCTTTCGGAAGTCAGCTCGGTGCCATTGCAGCAAGGCTTGAGAAATCTGCAAAAGGCATTCACTAATTTTTGGGCAGGTCGTGCTAAATACCCCAACTTCAAAAAGAAGCGAAGTGGTGGTAGCGCTGAGTTTACTCGTGCAGCTTTCAAGTGGAAGGACGGGCAACTGTGGTTGGCGAAGTGTTCTGAACCCCTGCCAATTCGCTGGAGTCGGGTTTTGTCCGATGGCGGCGTCCCGTCTACTGTTACCGTCAAACTGGATGCGTCGGGACGCTGGTTTGTCTCGTTGCTCTTTTATGACCACACCGTTAAGGCGCTGCCTCAAATCAATAAAACGGTAGGGATTGACGCGGGAATCACCTCCTTGATTGCGACCAGCGACGGGGAGAAAATTGTTAACCCCAAGCATTTTAAGCGCCTTCGCTACAAGTTGAGACAGGCTCAAAAAGCTCTGTCTCGCAAAGTTAAAGGCTCTAATAACAGAGAGAAGGCAAGGCGTGAAGTTGCCAGGGTTCAGTCCAGCATTGCCGATGCCCGTAAAGATTTCCTTCACAAGCTGACCACTCGACTGGTACGCGAGAACCAAACGATTGCTGTCGAAGACTTGGCTGTGAAGAATATGATGAAGAACCATAAATTGGCGCAAGCAATTGCTGATGCCAGTTGGTCTGAGTTGGTTCACCAGTTGGAATACAAGTGCCAGTGGTACGGTCGGACACTGGTGAAAATTGACCGTTGGTTTCCCAGCTCTAAACGCTGTGGAAACTGCGGTCACGTTGTTGATAAATTGACGCTTGATATCAGGGAGTGGGATTGTCCAGAATGCGGGACGCACCACGACCGAGATATCAATGCCGCAAATAATATTCTCGCCGCAGGGCTTGCGGTAATTGTCTGCGGAGCGAACATAAGACCTGATGGGCATAAGTCCAAAGGGCAGTTGCGAAAAACCACTGAGCGTAGTCGAAGTGGAAAGAAACAGAAACCTAAATCGTGA
- a CDS encoding GTP-binding protein, which translates to MQTRTPITVITGPLGSGKTTLLRHIIDTVSRKIAILMNEFGEISIDAKIIQGKNVEMADLGGGCVCCSLVGEFEAAVNEIIDTVDPDHIVVETTGVAEPDALAFDIQESLPNVRLDGVVTLIDADAMVKYPSVGHTMRMQIEAADTLILNKVDLVSESELNAIAQKLHSLNEVASILHTQRGKVDTDLLFGIARERVEAQPHHVHQPEFEAFSYTSSATFNRQCFEEFADSIGVDVYRAKGFIRFPEGIYLFNFVAGRWDFEPFEQEATELVFIGKQVSERKEEILGRLKLCEQ; encoded by the coding sequence ATGCAGACACGCACGCCTATTACAGTTATTACAGGCCCCCTGGGAAGCGGCAAGACGACGCTGCTGCGTCACATTATCGATACGGTTTCCCGAAAAATCGCCATTCTGATGAACGAATTTGGTGAGATTTCAATCGATGCAAAAATTATTCAGGGGAAAAACGTTGAGATGGCAGACCTCGGTGGAGGTTGCGTTTGTTGTTCGCTAGTGGGTGAGTTTGAAGCGGCGGTCAATGAAATTATTGATACTGTTGACCCAGATCATATTGTGGTGGAGACAACTGGAGTTGCAGAACCAGATGCACTCGCGTTCGATATTCAAGAGAGCTTACCAAACGTGCGTTTGGATGGAGTTGTTACCCTGATTGATGCGGATGCGATGGTGAAGTATCCGTCTGTAGGACACACAATGCGGATGCAAATTGAAGCCGCAGATACCCTAATTCTAAACAAGGTTGATTTAGTTTCGGAAAGTGAGTTAAACGCGATCGCCCAAAAGTTGCACTCGTTGAACGAAGTTGCTTCAATTCTACATACCCAACGGGGTAAGGTAGATACAGACTTGCTGTTTGGGATTGCCAGAGAGCGGGTTGAAGCGCAACCTCATCACGTTCATCAGCCGGAATTTGAAGCATTCAGCTATACTTCGAGTGCTACTTTTAATCGCCAATGTTTTGAGGAATTTGCTGATAGCATTGGGGTAGATGTTTACCGGGCGAAAGGGTTTATCCGATTTCCTGAAGGTATCTATCTGTTTAATTTCGTGGCTGGACGCTGGGATTTTGAACCATTTGAACAAGAGGCGACTGAGCTGGTTTTTATCGGCAAACAGGTGAGTGAACGAAAAGAAGAAATTCTTGGTCGATTAAAGTTGTGCGAGCAATAG